In a genomic window of Gloeocapsopsis dulcis:
- the remA gene encoding extracellular matrix/biofilm regulator RemA, with protein MDIQLINIGFGNIVSANRVVAIVSPESAPIKRIISDAKDRNQLIDATYGRRTRAVIITDSSHVILSAIQPETVANRFVVNRDHSSE; from the coding sequence ATGGACATTCAGCTAATCAACATCGGTTTTGGTAACATTGTATCTGCCAACCGAGTGGTTGCCATAGTCAGTCCAGAGTCTGCTCCCATTAAGCGTATCATTAGCGATGCTAAGGATCGCAACCAGTTGATTGACGCCACCTATGGTCGTCGTACTCGGGCTGTTATTATTACCGATTCTAGTCATGTGATTCTCTCGGCAATTCAACCGGAAACGGTAGCAAATCGTTTTGTGGTGAATCGCGATCATAGTTCGGAATAG
- the gmk gene encoding guanylate kinase translates to MTPVLSIQGSATSLNCLPEGKLIVLTGPSGVGKGTLVRALLQRHPELYFSISVTTRAPRPGEIHGKQYYFVSRSEFQQMIEQNKLLEWAEFAGNYYGTPRDTVLEQISKGKCVLLEIELEGARQICQSFPDAKRIFIMPPSLAELEQRLRGRGQDSPEAIARRLQRAKDEISAASEFDIQIVNDDFDTALDAIASAVFSFCGSA, encoded by the coding sequence ATGACGCCAGTTTTATCGATTCAAGGTTCAGCTACATCACTAAATTGCCTCCCCGAAGGCAAACTAATTGTCTTGACTGGTCCTAGCGGAGTTGGTAAAGGCACGCTGGTACGAGCGCTGCTACAGCGTCATCCTGAATTGTATTTTTCCATTTCTGTGACTACCCGCGCTCCCCGTCCTGGCGAAATTCACGGCAAACAATACTATTTTGTCAGCCGCAGCGAGTTTCAACAAATGATCGAACAAAATAAATTACTCGAATGGGCAGAGTTCGCAGGTAACTATTACGGTACTCCCCGTGATACAGTTCTCGAACAAATCTCTAAAGGTAAGTGTGTTCTGTTAGAAATCGAACTCGAAGGCGCACGACAAATTTGCCAGTCGTTTCCTGATGCGAAGCGGATTTTTATTATGCCTCCCTCTTTAGCAGAATTAGAACAGCGCTTACGCGGTCGCGGTCAAGATTCTCCAGAGGCGATCGCCCGTCGTCTTCAACGTGCCAAAGATGAAATTAGTGCCGCGTCTGAATTTGATATTCAAATTGTTAATGACGATTTCGACACTGCTTTGGATGCGATCGCTTCTGCAGTGTTTAGCTTTTGTGGTAGCGCTTGA
- a CDS encoding photosystem I reaction center subunit XI, translated as MVQAIDASKNRPSDPRNQEVVYPSRRDPQIGNLETPINNSSLVKWFINNLPAYRPGITPLRRGLEVGMAHGYWLIGPFTKLGPLRDTDVANIAGLLSTLGMVVISTLAMSLYAASNPPKPVATITVPNPPDTFDSSEGWNTYTSGFLIGGVGGAIVAYFILANIELIQNIFK; from the coding sequence ATGGTGCAAGCAATAGATGCCTCTAAAAATCGTCCTAGCGATCCGCGAAATCAAGAAGTTGTTTATCCTTCAAGACGAGATCCTCAAATTGGTAATCTGGAAACACCAATCAATAATTCTTCTTTAGTCAAGTGGTTTATCAATAACTTGCCAGCTTATCGCCCTGGTATTACTCCCTTGAGAAGAGGGCTAGAAGTTGGTATGGCACATGGTTATTGGCTGATAGGTCCTTTTACCAAGTTAGGTCCATTACGCGATACTGATGTAGCCAATATTGCGGGATTACTGTCTACTTTAGGCATGGTTGTTATTTCTACCCTAGCCATGTCGCTGTACGCAGCAAGCAATCCACCAAAACCAGTTGCTACTATAACAGTGCCGAATCCTCCAGATACCTTTGATAGCTCAGAAGGCTGGAATACTTATACAAGTGGCTTCTTAATTGGTGGCGTTGGTGGTGCAATTGTTGCCTACTTCATCCTAGCCAACATTGAATTAATTCAAAACATATTCAAGTAA
- a CDS encoding Photosystem I reaction center subunit IX — MQKKGDNQSYLLRYLSLGPVLLFALLSFTAVLLIVFNYLYPDLLFHPLP; from the coding sequence ATGCAAAAGAAAGGCGACAACCAAAGCTATTTACTACGCTATCTTTCTTTAGGACCAGTACTACTTTTTGCTTTGTTAAGTTTTACTGCAGTTCTGTTGATTGTCTTTAATTATCTATATCCCGATCTTCTTTTCCATCCACTGCCATAA
- a CDS encoding Photosystem I reaction center subunit III has protein sequence MRRLFALVLVISLWFTFAPQALAVGAGLVPCNESPEFIQRAASARNTTADPNSGQKRFERYAQELCGPEGLPHLIVDGRLNHAGDFIIPSILFLYIAGWIGWVGRSYIQAVKKRDNTELREVIIDVPTALPLMLSGFTWPIAAVKELLSGELVAKDDEIPVSPR, from the coding sequence ATGCGACGATTGTTTGCTCTAGTTCTTGTCATTAGTTTATGGTTTACTTTTGCCCCGCAGGCTTTAGCCGTTGGTGCAGGACTAGTGCCTTGTAATGAGTCTCCAGAGTTTATTCAAAGAGCAGCTTCTGCTCGAAATACGACTGCCGATCCTAATTCGGGGCAAAAGCGATTTGAGCGTTATGCTCAAGAATTATGTGGTCCTGAGGGCTTACCTCACTTGATTGTAGATGGTCGTCTTAATCATGCTGGTGACTTCATCATTCCTAGCATTCTCTTTCTTTATATTGCTGGTTGGATTGGCTGGGTAGGACGTTCTTATATCCAAGCAGTCAAGAAGCGCGACAATACTGAATTGCGAGAAGTCATTATTGACGTGCCTACAGCACTGCCACTAATGCTATCGGGCTTTACTTGGCCAATCGCAGCTGTTAAAGAATTGCTCTCAGGGGAATTAGTCGCTAAAGATGACGAAATTCCAGTTTCCCCACGCTAG
- the tsaD gene encoding tRNA (adenosine(37)-N6)-threonylcarbamoyltransferase complex transferase subunit TsaD encodes MSTVLSIETSCDETAVAIVKNRQVCSSIVNSQVAIHEQYGGVVPEVASRQHLEIINQAIALAFTQANLTWQAIDGIAVTCAPGLVGALLVGVTAAKTLAIVQQKPFIGVHHLEGHIYANYLSEPSLDPPFLSLLVSGGHTSLIYVKDCGVYETLGETRDDAAGEAFDKVARLLKLGYPGGPIIDKLAQKGNARAFLLPEGNVSQPSGGYHPYDSSFSGLKTAVLRLVQQLENTPPLPVENIAASFQESVARSLTKRAIACARDYGLNTITVGGGVAANSGLRHHLTTAATANNLRVLFPPLKFCTDNAAMIGCAAADHLDRGHTSPLTLGVQSRLPLTHVMQLYQKRD; translated from the coding sequence ATGTCAACTGTTTTATCGATAGAAACGAGCTGTGACGAAACTGCAGTAGCAATTGTTAAAAATCGTCAAGTTTGCAGTAGTATTGTTAACTCACAAGTTGCTATTCACGAACAATATGGTGGGGTTGTTCCGGAAGTAGCTTCGCGCCAACATTTAGAAATTATTAATCAGGCGATCGCCCTTGCTTTTACTCAAGCAAATCTCACTTGGCAAGCAATTGATGGAATTGCGGTAACTTGTGCCCCAGGTCTTGTCGGAGCCTTATTAGTAGGAGTTACTGCGGCAAAAACCCTGGCAATTGTGCAGCAAAAGCCATTTATCGGCGTGCATCACCTTGAAGGTCACATTTACGCGAACTATCTAAGTGAACCGAGTTTAGATCCGCCTTTTTTGAGTTTACTAGTTTCAGGCGGTCATACAAGCCTAATCTATGTCAAAGATTGTGGAGTGTACGAAACTTTAGGTGAAACCCGCGATGATGCAGCAGGAGAAGCGTTTGATAAAGTGGCGCGGTTATTAAAACTTGGTTATCCTGGAGGTCCGATAATTGATAAGCTTGCTCAAAAAGGCAACGCAAGAGCATTTTTATTACCCGAAGGCAATGTTTCACAACCAAGCGGTGGATATCATCCCTATGATTCCAGCTTTAGTGGGTTAAAAACCGCAGTACTGCGACTAGTGCAACAACTGGAAAACACACCACCATTACCAGTAGAAAATATTGCCGCAAGTTTTCAGGAGAGTGTCGCGCGATCGCTCACCAAACGCGCGATCGCCTGTGCGCGAGATTATGGTTTAAATACAATAACCGTTGGCGGTGGCGTAGCTGCAAACAGCGGCTTAAGACATCATTTAACGACTGCTGCTACCGCAAACAACTTGCGCGTGTTGTTTCCCCCACTTAAATTTTGCACTGACAATGCTGCCATGATTGGTTGTGCTGCTGCCGATCATCTCGATCGCGGTCACACGTCTCCTCTCACGCTAGGCGTCCAATCCCGATTACCCCTTACTCATGTCATGCAATTGTACCAAAAGAGAGACTAG
- a CDS encoding alpha/beta fold hydrolase, with protein sequence MATIEILGVPHAYELTTPIPGSAQALVFIHGWLLSRGYWQPIIEQLSSDFQCLAYDLRGFGQSQPSHVSRELPPQENISNLVPYSCYTAAAYAQDLVILLEKLNITSAWLIGHSLGGSIALWAAQQIPDHVKGVICVNAGGGIYLKEAFDQFRSWGSRLIKYRPHWLCYLPLLDLLFTRANVAQAIAPTWGRQRLIDFVVAHPEAALGTLLDSTTEAEINRLPKVVSQLQQPVYFITGDKDQIMEPKYVRHLASFHPLFQACGNNVMEIPHCGHLAMIEHPQTVANQIRLLLAQHNDSRGTGGSGEAGGVLS encoded by the coding sequence ATGGCAACCATTGAAATCCTAGGCGTTCCACACGCTTACGAGCTAACGACTCCAATTCCAGGCTCTGCACAAGCTCTGGTATTTATCCACGGTTGGCTATTAAGCCGTGGATACTGGCAGCCTATCATCGAGCAATTATCCTCAGACTTTCAGTGTCTTGCTTACGATCTACGTGGTTTTGGTCAGTCTCAACCAAGTCATGTTAGCCGTGAATTGCCGCCTCAAGAAAATATCTCAAATTTAGTTCCATATTCTTGCTACACGGCTGCTGCATATGCCCAAGACTTAGTTATTCTGCTAGAAAAGCTCAATATTACAAGTGCTTGGTTAATTGGTCATTCATTGGGTGGTAGTATCGCCCTGTGGGCAGCCCAGCAGATACCAGACCATGTTAAAGGAGTCATTTGTGTAAACGCTGGTGGTGGGATTTATCTCAAAGAAGCTTTTGATCAGTTTCGTAGCTGGGGTTCGCGGCTAATCAAATATCGCCCGCATTGGCTATGCTATTTGCCTTTGCTTGATTTATTATTTACTCGTGCCAATGTTGCTCAAGCGATCGCACCCACTTGGGGACGTCAACGGTTGATTGATTTTGTTGTTGCTCATCCTGAAGCTGCTTTAGGAACTTTATTAGACTCCACAACTGAAGCAGAAATTAATCGTTTGCCAAAAGTCGTATCCCAGTTACAGCAACCCGTATATTTTATTACGGGCGACAAAGATCAAATTATGGAACCCAAGTATGTCCGCCATTTAGCTAGCTTCCATCCCCTGTTTCAAGCCTGTGGTAATAATGTGATGGAAATTCCCCACTGCGGACATTTAGCAATGATAGAACATCCGCAAACCGTTGCTAATCAGATTCGCTTGCTTTTAGCTCAGCACAACGATAGCAGAGGAACTGGGGGATCTGGGGAGGCTGGGGGAGTTTTGAGTTAA
- a CDS encoding GNAT family N-acetyltransferase, which produces MGFWKSWFSGSELTAGIKTTADEEYAIASASVAAPNSDRPEKSGAGDRIIFSSEREIDLYELEELCDAVGWSRRPLRKVKKAMQHSFLVASMWEVRGTQRRLIGFARATSDHAFNATIWDVVVHPSFQGKGLGKALMKYMIKKLRSEDISNITLFADPHVVDFYRGLGFMSDPEGIKGMFWYPS; this is translated from the coding sequence ATGGGTTTTTGGAAAAGCTGGTTTAGCGGTTCTGAGTTGACCGCTGGTATCAAAACGACTGCAGATGAGGAGTACGCCATTGCATCTGCAAGTGTTGCTGCTCCAAATAGCGATCGCCCAGAAAAATCTGGCGCAGGCGATCGCATTATTTTTAGTAGCGAACGAGAAATTGACTTATACGAACTTGAGGAACTCTGTGATGCAGTTGGTTGGTCGCGTCGTCCGCTGCGCAAGGTAAAAAAAGCCATGCAGCACAGTTTCTTGGTTGCCTCGATGTGGGAAGTTCGCGGGACTCAACGAAGACTGATTGGTTTTGCTCGCGCAACTTCAGATCATGCCTTTAATGCAACAATTTGGGACGTTGTTGTTCACCCCTCCTTTCAAGGTAAAGGCTTGGGCAAAGCCCTGATGAAGTACATGATCAAAAAACTCAGAAGTGAAGACATCAGCAACATTACATTATTTGCCGATCCTCACGTCGTCGATTTTTATCGTGGCTTAGGATTTATGTCTGATCCAGAAGGTATCAAAGGAATGTTTTGGTACCCCAGCTAA